The following proteins come from a genomic window of Miscanthus floridulus cultivar M001 chromosome 2, ASM1932011v1, whole genome shotgun sequence:
- the LOC136520007 gene encoding uncharacterized protein isoform X2 produces MVIVEPEKWKKLINDNGKMARFQKKPFPLYEDCTSLYAAAPATLAAPAAPIAVSDSTSPCATFDGLDVSSARNEAQSAPSNQYFVQGTSGGRKRKQSHIGAAIDGFVQFKKMQTNKTMEALNEKKKQDEEFSVDKCLDEVDAMELTDVEKVYAMNIFKSENDREVFMKMKNKNVRLIWLKQQISGGIVGGGNV; encoded by the exons atggtcattgtggAACCAGAAAAATGGAAGAAACTGATCAAT GATAATGGAAAAATGGCTAGGTTCCAGAAGAAGCCGTTTCCTTTATATGAAGACTGTACGTCATTGTATGCTG CTGCTCCGGCTACTCTGGCTGCTCCTGCTGCTCCTATTGCAGTGTCTGATAGCACAAGTCCATGTGCTACTTTTGATGGGCTAGACGTCTCAAGTGCACGCAATGAAGCTCAGTCTGCACCTTCCAATCAATATTTTGTGCAAGGAACGAGTGGTGGGAGAAAGCGTAAGCAAAGTCATATTGGTGCTGCTATTGATGGTTTTGTGCAATTTAAGAAGATGCAAACAAATAAAACCATGGAAGCTCTAAATGAAAAGAAGAAACAAGACGAAGAATTTTCAGTTGACAAGTGTCTCGATGAAGTGGATGCAATGGAACTTACTGATGTGGAGAAGGTGTATGCTATGAATATCTTCAAATCTGAGAATGACAGGGAGGTATTTatgaaaatgaaaaacaaaaatgtTCGCTTGATTTGGCTCAAACAACAGATTAG TGGAGGCATTGTTGGTGGAGGCAATGTTTGA
- the LOC136520007 gene encoding uncharacterized protein isoform X1, with amino-acid sequence MVIVEPEKWKKLINDNGKMARFQKKPFPLYEDCTSLYAGSVATGDLNFTSTKHLQPAPLVPIAAPAAPATLAAPAAPIAVSDSTSPCATFDGLDVSSARNEAQSAPSNQYFVQGTSGGRKRKQSHIGAAIDGFVQFKKMQTNKTMEALNEKKKQDEEFSVDKCLDEVDAMELTDVEKVYAMNIFKSENDREVFMKMKNKNVRLIWLKQQISGGIVGGGNV; translated from the exons atggtcattgtggAACCAGAAAAATGGAAGAAACTGATCAAT GATAATGGAAAAATGGCTAGGTTCCAGAAGAAGCCGTTTCCTTTATATGAAGACTGTACGTCATTGTATGCTG gaAGTGTTGCTACAGGAGATCTAAACTTCACATCAACTAAGCACTTACAGCCTGCTCCTCTTGTTCCTATTGCTGCTCCAGCTGCTCCGGCTACTCTGGCTGCTCCTGCTGCTCCTATTGCAGTGTCTGATAGCACAAGTCCATGTGCTACTTTTGATGGGCTAGACGTCTCAAGTGCACGCAATGAAGCTCAGTCTGCACCTTCCAATCAATATTTTGTGCAAGGAACGAGTGGTGGGAGAAAGCGTAAGCAAAGTCATATTGGTGCTGCTATTGATGGTTTTGTGCAATTTAAGAAGATGCAAACAAATAAAACCATGGAAGCTCTAAATGAAAAGAAGAAACAAGACGAAGAATTTTCAGTTGACAAGTGTCTCGATGAAGTGGATGCAATGGAACTTACTGATGTGGAGAAGGTGTATGCTATGAATATCTTCAAATCTGAGAATGACAGGGAGGTATTTatgaaaatgaaaaacaaaaatgtTCGCTTGATTTGGCTCAAACAACAGATTAG TGGAGGCATTGTTGGTGGAGGCAATGTTTGA